One window of the Candidatus Poribacteria bacterium genome contains the following:
- a CDS encoding PD40 domain-containing protein has translation MKFTAISVLFTLILVCSSTYRIWAQAPETPKIVFSSTREGNRDIYLMNPDGTQQVKITNHRAIDTLGVWSPTGEQILFTSDRNKQKLHWDIYLMDADGSNVRAVFAKSADRAQPMWSPDGTQIAYRRREPSGSFIYIATIDGKHEEKVAIGSCPTWSPDGTEIAFVSGQPDRSHISILNLGTRKQKVIFPPKAPPSWISGRVVWSPKGDKLAFSWLHRVPLADFADTQTIYIINRDGTGLVQLVDEAGPQAADPVWSPQGDALLYIHGDDQVFKIGIDDKQVEQLTHIGANYLGDWFDPAYALPVAPQPQLLTTVWGRLKRE, from the coding sequence GTGAAATTTACAGCAATATCTGTTCTTTTTACCCTGATCCTCGTGTGTTCAAGCACTTATCGCATCTGGGCACAAGCACCCGAAACCCCAAAAATCGTGTTTAGCTCCACTCGTGAGGGCAATCGGGACATCTACTTGATGAACCCCGATGGGACGCAGCAGGTAAAAATAACCAACCACCGCGCTATCGATACCCTGGGGGTCTGGTCCCCAACAGGCGAACAGATTCTTTTTACATCAGACCGGAACAAGCAAAAGTTACATTGGGATATCTATCTAATGGATGCCGATGGTAGCAATGTGCGAGCCGTATTTGCCAAGTCAGCCGATAGAGCTCAACCCATGTGGTCCCCTGACGGGACACAGATTGCTTATAGACGGCGAGAGCCGAGCGGGAGTTTTATTTATATCGCTACGATTGATGGTAAACACGAGGAAAAAGTGGCAATTGGAAGTTGCCCAACTTGGTCCCCGGATGGCACGGAGATTGCCTTTGTCAGTGGTCAGCCCGATCGGAGCCACATCAGTATACTTAACTTGGGCACGCGAAAACAAAAAGTAATCTTTCCACCGAAGGCGCCCCCTTCGTGGATATCAGGACGTGTAGTTTGGTCGCCAAAGGGTGATAAACTCGCTTTTTCGTGGCTCCATCGGGTGCCGCTGGCGGATTTTGCTGACACACAAACCATCTACATCATCAATCGCGATGGAACCGGTCTTGTGCAGCTTGTTGACGAAGCGGGGCCGCAGGCAGCCGACCCGGTTTGGTCGCCACAGGGGGATGCCCTGCTTTATATTCACGGAGACGACCAAGTTTTTAAAATTGGGATAGATGATAAGCAGGTAGAACAACTGACACATATTGGCGCAAATTATCTCGGAGATTGGTTCGATCCGGCGTATGCATTGCCGGTTGCACCACAACCTCAGTT